One segment of Meriones unguiculatus strain TT.TT164.6M chromosome 3, Bangor_MerUng_6.1, whole genome shotgun sequence DNA contains the following:
- the LOC110565460 gene encoding protein-lysine methyltransferase METTL21E, producing the protein MALQELEISSGNGVPRGWENREDGDDKQVVAEIMARSFIPTVITTISWEGFHFAGHEIRITEAKDCYGAFVWPSALVLCYFLETHAKQYNMVDKNVIEIGAGTGLVSIVASLLGARVTATDLPELLGNLQYNISRNTKMKCKHLPQVKELSWGVALDRNFPRSSNNFDYILAADVVYAHPFLEELLMTFDHLCRDTTTILWVMRFRLEKENKFVDRFKELFDLEEISSFPSLNIKLYKAMKKNRRSA; encoded by the exons ATGGCCCTCCAGGAATTGGAGATCTCGAGTGGGAATGGGGTGCCCAGAGGATGGG aaaacagagaagatgGTGATGACAAGCAGGTGGTCGCAGAGATCATGGCAAGAAGTTTTATTCCAACTGTGATAACGACTATTTCTTGGGAAGGCTTTCACTTTGCTGGGCATGAGATTCGAATTACCGAAGCCAAGGATTGTTACGGTGCATTTGTCTGGCCCTCG GCCCTTGTTCTATGCTATTTCCTGGAAACACATGCCAAGCAATATAACATGGTTGATAAAAATGTGATTGAAATTGGAGCTGGGACAGGGCTTGTCTCCATTGTGGCAAGTTTGCTTG gtgcTCGTGTGACTGCTACAGACTTACCCGAATTACTTGGAAACCTGCAATATAATATTTCcagaaacaccaagatgaaatGCAAGCATTTGCCTCAGGTTAAAGAGTTATCCTGGGGAGTAGCCTTAGATAGGAACTTCCCAAGGTCTTCTAATAACTTCGACTACATCCTGGCGGCTGATGTTGTCTATGCCCATCCCTTCCTGGAGGAGCTTCTCATGACCTTTGACCATCTCTGCAGAGACACTACCACTATCCTCTGGGTTATGAGATTCAGgctggagaaagaaaataaatttgtagATAGATTTAAGGAACTGTTTGACCTGGAGGAAATTTCTAGTTTCCCTAGCCTGAATATTAAGTTGTACAAAGCTATGAAGAAAAATCGGAGGAGTGCATAG